A window of the Miscanthus floridulus cultivar M001 chromosome 14, ASM1932011v1, whole genome shotgun sequence genome harbors these coding sequences:
- the LOC136503724 gene encoding uncharacterized protein, with protein MAPPRLGKKGKASGKGKAPASSAQADLPDAILEEIPDPIATLNLGDPEKMAESYEKCVTDIIEFIKTESGKGFTFTVEGDHEHKLDRYLDTTPHPVNAEPRKGNRMRPKNRRVTGPDWPVRRTCFPFSAFSGAAAASVVDNLVPEPSIRRLPGLDPPEPHPHFTRLQRARGVMDPNVRSLFDEVLKGIDDLRAESSGRWERWERRFEEATSEFQARNEAVDRRIQSLEEFASAQYTAAVVADNWGGDTSTSASPTSSSGWVAAVETAVEELVSWRPEVDGQIYDLRSVVKNLRLRDGRAAVELPTSGTLRQPELVTARSSAGTPTDWPSGHRVESTTRERGYGLVTTIAPTPANDTLSYTTRFIDGLCDDIRSVILVQRPADLDVACSLALLQEEAVEPSRRWEFRRTDASAFMKPVAPQGPLPLPAPPQRLALPAPPVQPEPKQQLEDRRPDFHRVSVDHKLQPLLSYRKARGLCMRCGEKWHQGHKCSPALQLHALQEVWNLCEDLFTETDSSEPNTPVTADQSFMLLSVVAVSLSLHPHTLQFQGMLQGKSINILLDSGSTNSFLDTNLAASFTGVQQLSVPTSVQIADGGSITCSAQIPYAEWSIQGYVFHSTLKLIPIGTYDMIMGMDWLQAFSPMKVHWLQRWVQIPYGLHTVVLHGSLSEQLHCSVIQLHQLSAEEPAFTPAVHSDLPEIQALLFQYQHLFKLPTELPPRRACDHSIPLIPGAQPVSARPYRYSPALKTEIEAQVTEMLQSGFIRPSTSAFSSPVLLVRKKDNSWRFCVDYRQLNALTVKSKFPIPIIDELLDELSGARWFSCLDLRAGFNQIRLAPREEHKTAFQTHWGQFEYTIMSFGLTGAPSSFQGAMNNTLHPLLRKCALVFFDDILVYSSSYEDHVQHLTQVFQLLSKDQWLVAAVQAWPPPSDVKQLRSFLGLIGYYRKFVKHYAVIARPLTDLLKKGVLFIWTVNHAVAFDTLKLALTEALVLALPDFSKSFQLQTDASDGGIGVVLLQDGHPLAFVSKSLGPRSRGLSTYEKEYLAILVAVDHWRSYLQHGEFTIFTDQRSLMHITEQRLQTPWQMKLYTKLVGLQFKVVYKPGPSNLAADALSRHPLPPEQLNAISSSSPTWLTDVAEGYDSDPTTRKLLQDLTLNGDFHPPYTLLHGLIHIGDRIWVGDNKTLQLRIFEALHSSAIGGHSGFPVTYSRIKKLFAWRGMKSDIKQLVASCTTCLQAKPDHAKYPGLLSPLPVLAESWQVISMDFIEGLPHSGAANCIMVVVDKFSKFAHFVPLLHPFSAPQVAQLFLDNIYRLHGMPTHIIFDRDRIFTSHF; from the exons ATGGCGCCACCTCGTCTGGGTAAGAAAGGGAAAGCATCAGGGAAAGGGAAGGCTCCTGCAAGTTCTGCACAAGCTGATCTCCCCGATGCAATTCTTGAG GAAATACCTGATCCTATCGCCACACTGAACCTGGGCGATCCTGAGAAAATGGCTGAGAGTTATGAGAAGTGTGTGACAGATATAATTGAGTTCATCAAAACAGAATCAGGTAAGGGGTTCACCTTCACAGTCGAGGGAGACCATGAGCATAAGCTTGATCGCTATCTTGACACCACACCACACCCAGTGAATGCTGAGCCCAGGAAGGGAAATCGCATGAGGCCCAAGAACAGGAGAGTGACTGGCCCAGATTGG CCTGTCCGGCGGACCTGTTTCCCCTTTTCTGCGTTTTCCGGCGCCGCCGCAGCGAGCGTCGTCGACAATCTGGTACCAGAGCCATCGATCCGGCGCCTCCCAGGGCTGGATCCGCCGGAGCCACACCCCCACTTCACCCGTCTTCAGCGCGCCAGGGGAGTCATGGATCCAAACGTGCGCTCCCTCTTCGACGAAGTACTCAAGGGGATCGACGACCTCCGCGCCGAGTCCAGCGGTCGATGGGAGCGGTGGGAGCGCCGCTTCGAGGAGGCGACATCAGAGTTCCAGGCGCGGAACGAGGCGGTGGACCGTCGCATCCAGTCGTTGGAGGAGTTTGCCTCGGCGCAGTACactgccgccgtcgtcgccgacaaCTGGGGGGGGGACACTTCGACGAGCGCGTCTCCGACCTCGAGCAGCGGATG GGTAGCCGCCGTCGAGACCGCCGTGGAGGAGCTCGTCAGTTGGCGCCCGGAGGTGGACGGTCAGATCTACGATCTTCGCTCGGTGGTGAAGAACCTCCGGTTGAGGGATGGTCGAGCTGCAGTGGAGCTGCCTACATCGGGCACCCTGCGGCAGCCGGAGTTGGTCACCGCGCGCTCATCTGCCGGGACTCCGACCGACTGGCCCAGCGGGCACCGCGTCGAATCGACTACACGGGAGAGGGGCTATGGATTGGTCACAACCATAGCTCCGACCCCGGCCAATG ATACCCTTTCCTACACCACCCGCTTTATCGATGGTCTCTGCGACGATATCCGTTCTGTTATTCTTGTTCAGCGACCCGCCGATCTAGATGTTGCTTGCTCGCTTGCCCTTTTGCAGGAGGAGGCCGTCGAGCCGTCACGCCGATGGGAATTCCGGCGTACCGATGCTTCCGCCTTCATGAAGCCAGTGGCACCTCAGGGACCGTTGCCGCTTCCTGCTCCTCCCCAACGCTTGGCTCTTCCTGCTCCTCCCGTGCAGCCCGAACCGAAGCAACAGCTTGAAGATCGTCGTCCAGACTTCCATAGAGTTTCAGTGGATCATAAGTTGCAGCCCCTCCTTTCTTACAGGAAAGCCCGTGGACTCTGTATGCGTTGTGGTGAGAAATGGCACCAGGGCCACAAATGTTCTCCAGCTCTCCAATTGCATGCCTTACAGGAGGTCTGGAATCTTTGCGAGGATCTCTTCACCGAGACAGACAGTTCAGAGCCCAATACTCCTGTCACGGCCGATCAGTCCTTCATGCTCCTATCTGTTGTTGCTGTTTCTCTGTCACTCCACCCTCACACCTTGCAATTTCAAGGCATGCTCCAAGGCAAGAGTATCAACATCTTGTTAGATTCTGGGAGCACCAACTCCTTTCTCGATACCAACTTGGCAGCTTCTTTCACGGGGGTCCAACAGCTGTCAGTTCCTACTTCTGTGCAAATTGCCGATGGCGGGTCAATCACTTGTTCTGCTCAAATACCGTATGCAGAGTGGTCTATTCAAGGATATGTTTTCCATTCTACCCTCAAACTCATTCCCATTGGCACATATGACATGATTATGGGGATGGATTGGCTACAGGCATTCTCTCCCATGAAGGTACATTGGCTTCAACGATGGGTTCAGATTCCTTATGGTCTCCACACTGTGGTGTTACATGGTAGTCTTTCCGAGCAGCTTCATTGTTCTGTCATTCAGCTACATCAGTTGTCTGCTGAGGAACCTGCATTCACTCCAGCAGTGCACAGTGATCTGCCGGAGATTCAAGCGCTGCTATTTCAGTACCAGCACTTGTTCAAATTGCCAACCGAGCTGCCCCCTCGACGGGCCTGCGACCACTCCATTCCCCTCATTCCAGGAGCTCAGCCTGTCTCTGCCCGCCCCTATCGCTACTCACCGGCCTTGAAGACAGAGATTGAGGCTCAGGTGACAGAGATGCTGCAGTCTGGCTTCATTCGCCCCAGTACCAGCGCCTTCTCTTCGCCAGTTCTCTTGGTCAGAAAGAAGGACAATAGCTGGCGTTTTTGCGTCGATTACCGCCAACTCAACGCACTTACTGTGAAGAGCAAGTTCCCCATTCCGATCATCGATGAACTTTTGGATGAACTATCCGGAGCTCGTTGGTTCTCTTGTTTGGATCTAAGGGCTGGTTTCAACCAGATTCGCCTTGCACCTAGGGAAGAACACAAGACTGCTTTCCAAACCCATTGGGGCCAGTTCGAGTATACTATCATGTCCTTCGGATTAACTGGCGCCCCAAGTTCGTTTCAAGGCGCCATGAACAATACTTTACATCCCCTACTTCGCAAGTGTGCCTTGGTCTTCTTCGATGACATCCTTGTGTACAGCTCCTCTTATGAAGACCATGTTCAGCACCTGACTCAAGTTTTCCAGTTGCTCTCCAAGGATCAGTGGCTA GTTGCTGCTGTGCAAGCCTGGCCGCCACCATCTGATGTCAAGCAGCTCCGTAGCTTCCTCGGACTCATAGGATATTATCGCAAGTTTGTTAAGCACTATGCTGTGATTGCCAGGCCTCTGACAGATCTGCTTAAGAAGGGTGTGCTCTTTATTTGGACTGTCAACCATGCTGTCGCCTTTGACACTCTCAAGCTCGCACTCACTGAAGCTCTAGTTCTGGCCCTGCCCGATTTCTCCAAGTCCTTCCAACTGCAGACTGATGCAAGTGATGGCGGCATCGGTGTAGTTCTCCTTCAAGATGGTCACCCATTGGCTTTTGTTAGTAAGTCGCTTGGTCCTCGTTCGCGCGGCTTATCTACTTACGAGAAGGAATATTTAGCTATTCTGGTGGCAGTAGACCATTGGAGGTCCTACTTACAACATGGCGAGTTCACAATCTTCACTGACCAACGAAGCCTGATGCATATTACTGAGCAGCGATTGCAGACTCCATGGCAGATGAAACTTTACACCAAGCTTGTGGGGTTGCAGTTCAAGGTTGTTTACAAGCCAGGACCTTCCAATTTGGCTGCGGATGCTCTCTCCCGGCACCCTTTGCCTCCAGAGCAGCTCAACGCCATCTCTTCTTCATCACCAACATGGTTGACCGATGTGGCTGAGGGATATGATTCTGATCCTACCACTAGAAAGCTATTGCAGGATCTGACACTTAACGGAGACTTCCACCCACCTTACACTCTGCTCCATGGTCTTATTCACATTGGCGACCGCATTTGGGTGGGTGAcaacaagaccctccagctgAGAATTTTTGAAGCGTTGCATTCCAGCGCTATCGGGGGCCACTCTGGGTTCCCTGTTACCTACAGCAGAATCAAAAAGTTGTTCGCCTGGAGAGGAATGAAGTCTGACATCAAACAATTGGTGGCTTCTTGTACAACCTGTTTACAGGCTAAGCCCGACCATGCCAAGTACCCAGGACTTCTTTCTCCACTGCCTGTCCTAGCAGAGTCCTGGCAAgtcatatccatggatttcatcgaGGGGCTTCCACACTCGGGCGCTGCAAACTGTATCATGGTCGTCGTCGACAAGTTTAGCAAATTTGCCCACTTTGTGCCTCTACTTCACCCATTCTCAGCTCCGCAAGTGGCTCAGTTATTTCTGGACAATATTTACCGCTTACACGGCATGCCAACTCACATCATCTTCGACCGCGACCGCATCTTCACCAGCCATTTCTAG